TGGCAGCCCTACCCCAAATACATGCAACAGACCAGGCAGATCCCTCTGTACAGTCAACGATCCATATATGTAAAGTGCCAAGTACAATGCTCTCAAAAAAATACTTCTGTCCCCATATACTGTGTCAGGGTCCCCTGAGTCTAGCCCTTGCCCGTGAGGTCCAAGGGCTGCAAAAACGATGGCAGAGGCAGTTCATCTAAGGCCTCCGGGAAGCGGCCAGGTGAGATAGTGGTGACCAACACCTGCATGGCACGGACAAAGAGGGAGGGTGGCGCCAGCCCTGCCAGCCACTGGAACTTGTCCTCACCCAACAACCGCTGCCAGCGTAGCTGGTCTCCTAGCAGTTCACATCGAGCTGGACCTACGACGCCCCCCGGGGTGTACAGTACTAGCAGGTCAAGCAGCAGCAGGCGGCGCTGACACACCTCCTCAGACGAAGTGGTGTTGGCGGTGGCAGCATTGACCGTGGCAGAAGCTGCCTCAGCCTTAGTGGGGGCTGAGCTGGCGTCCTGGTTCAGCTGGCGCAACAGCAGCTCCAATGGTGTAAAGCCACTGCCATCTCGAAGGCCTGGAGAAGCTCCGTGGCCAAGCAGCAGAAAGAGGCACTCGGGGCGTGCGAGCTCACAGGCCACATGCAGCGACGTGCCACCGCCCTCCACGCGGCTGCAGCCACGGCGGTCGAGGAGGCGCACGCGCTCTTCCACTGGGAAGTCCTGCACCGTTCGCAGGATGCGCCGCAGGATGCCCACGCGGTTGTAGCGCACCGCCAGCGCCACGTGAGGCCCAGGCGCGGTGCAGCAGCGGAAGCCCGCGCTAGGTGGGGCGAGTGCACACCGCGGGAAGGTAGCTAGCAGGTAGTGTGCATAGGCTTGGTGGTCGTGCACAAGCGCATAGAGCAGAGCCTCCGAAGGCGAATAGGCCGCAGCGCGCCCCCGCTCATCACAGTGGAAGGCTTCGCTGGCACGTATGTCCTCGAGTAGCCAAACTGGCAGCTGATCTCGCACTGCCAGGTAGAAGGCGAAGGATGACTTCCGGCACTGCTTCTGCACCCGCAAGCGAGCTGCGCCGGGACCCTCGGGCCCTCCGTTGGCGCTGCGTCCAGGCCTGGTGTCCCACGGCATGCTGGCCTCCGGGAGTCTCAAAGCATGGGTCACACCACCCCAGACCAACCTGTGAGACGAAGTAGGGTCGAATGAATCGGGTCTGCCAGTCACTGCCCCCAGCTCTATTCTCTCCTGGACCCAGAACCATTCTTGAATTTCTGCACCTGCACTTCCTCTCTTGCCTGTGCTAGAGAAGGCTGGATCTGCTGGAGCCTTCCGTGTGCCAACCCTCTGCAGCCCTGGAACCTTCAAAAAGCGCTCCTTTCACACCTGAGCCAGGTCCTTCCAACTGCAAATAAAGAGGAACCCATGGGACATCGCAGAAGACTCAGGCTCACAGCACAAGTTGAGCCCAAATCACCCTCACACCCCCAAATCCAGCCCCAACTCTACTTCTACCCTGACCCCAAGAGACTACTCAAACTTCTTTCCAGGAGGGTCGTGGAGATTATTCACTTAGACCTACCTGGTTCCTGCAGGCGGCCCTGGGTTCTGTAGATGCAGGTATTCACTCTAACACACCAAACCTCATCAACAAGAAAGTGGTGGCCCAGGGCTGGCAGTGCGCCCGCCCGCAGCCAGAGTTGGAAAGTGGCTCTGGCTCTTTTATCCACAAACAATTTTCCTGCCCATCAGGAAGGAGCTCCTGGGAGGAGGGAAAAGGTGAAGTCAGTGGGGGGATTGGAGCATACACCACCTGCAGTCCTCTCGAGGTCCATCCACATGAGGCCGATACTGCCATCTCACTTTTCAACGGGGGACAAGCTAGTCCAAGGTCAGTCACCAAGTCAGGCTGAGCCAGGACAAGAGCCTAGGTCTCCTGCGTTCTGTTTGAGGGCCGTTCCATACACTGCAGACCCCAGTTTAAAAACCCTACCTCCACCTTGGGTCCCAAGCCTCAAACCTGAGCCCTGGCCATTCACCCTTGGTCTCCCTGCCCAAGAGCCCTACTGCCTCCAGCAAGGGTAAGCTCTAGGTTACAAGGGACCTGGGACAGCCAGAGGGCCTCGTCCACAGTGTCATGACCATTAACTGGGTTACAGAGGTGAGCACTATAGAGTGGGCTGCGGCAGACGCCCCTCTGAGGGGATTGGCATGACTGCAGCTCCTCCCGGAACCTGGGCCCCCTGCGCCCCAGATGCACTGTGTGGGCACGCGTGGGGTGCCGGGCGGGTTACGTAAAGTTCGGCCGCCCCACGTCACTGGGCAGAGTCACGGCCGCGGCTCTGTGACTGGAGCTTGGGCCGCCGGCCAGATCCTCCCTGACCCCTCCCGGGGCGCGCCCGAGTGTCTGCGGGCCGGTGGCCAGGATCAGGGGCTGCACCTGCGCACCGGGGCGCTCGGGGCAGGCGACTCACCAAGCCGCGCGACCCTGTCCCTGCGGCGGGCCGGAGCGCGCGCCGTCCATGCACGGGCGAGCAGACAGAGATCCCACGACGCCGGGAGCGGAGGCAGCGCCCGCTGCACTCTGAGCCGCCGCGACACCGTCTCCCGATGCCGGTGCTGGTGCCGCCGAGGGGAGGGCGGCGGGCGGCGCAGTGCGGCCGGGGCCGGGCAGGACCGCGGGACGGGCCGCCGCCGCCATTGGCTCACGCCGCCGGCCCCCGCCGCTACCCATTGGTCGTCGCGCTGCACCATTGTTGCGTCACGGGCCAGGGGGCGGGACTCTCAGAGGGACCCGCGGAAAACTTCGGAGAAACTTGAGGGCCCCGAGGTggcggggtggggaggggtggtgaGAGATGCCGGGCACCGGGCAGAGCTTGGAGGGCGGGACGTGATGGAGGCGGGGCGAGTCCCGGCAGGCTCCTGGAGCTGGATCTGTGCGGTCCTAGACTGCACACAAGAATAGGCTCCCTGGCTTGCGCTTGCGGCTGCTGCAAGAGTCCTGCTCTGGGCTTCCCTTGCTCTGACCCTCACTGACCTTGGGGAAACATCCAGCTGTTACCCCATCTGCGTGTGGGAAGGCCTAGAATAGGACTGAGCCCTTAAACTATTGAACCTTGCTCTGCCCTGCCAACGCCCTGGCATGGCTAGCCTCGGCTCCAATCTCAAAAGAAAGGCATGGATGCATGCGTGTATAAGAGCTGTTTATAGTGCCTATTGTGTCGTCTTCTGGGCTAAACGCTTTCTTTCACTTTGACTTTACCACTAACACaggagaaaaggggggggggcagaattATGATGCCTGCTATGAGGTAGATAGTTATTTAAGTCCAGTGTGAgttggcacatatctttaatccccgcactcagaaggcagaggcaggtggatctctgaactgaaggccaacctggtctagaaagcaagttccaagacagccaggactacagagaaaccctatctcaaaacacacacacacagagagatagagagagagagtcgGTTGTCCAAAGAAAGGTACACTTTGGGGCTGTTTTTCACTCAGGCAGAACTGGGAGCATGTTCTAGCCTTCCCATGGCTGACCCTAGAGCCTGAGGGAGCCCCTGACTTCATCAGGGGTGTGGGAGTGCCAAGTCCATTCCAAATGCACAGATGAAAGCTGCCACGCCTGGACCTTGGGACTCTCACCCCACCTTACCAGAGGCAAGGATCCCCCTGATGAAATAGTTCCAAACTCCATTCACAGGCACGGCCAGTTTCTTTTCCACAATGCCCTTAGAGGCTCAGTTAGGGCCAAGGGTTCCTGCAGCCTCCATCCAagcccttcctcctgcctctgtccagcAGACAGCTAGCACCTTCAAAGCAACCTCCCCTCCCCTACCTCAGAGCAAATGTGTATACAGCCTTCAACCCTCTTGGCTCCTCTGTGCCAGCAGGGGCTAAGGGACTTTAAGCTGGAGTCTCTCTCACCTGGCTCCTTTGAGTAGACTTAAGCAggcatacgtgtacacacacgcacatacacacgtgcacacatggaGACTTCCTGTTATTCTtcacctgtattagtcagggttctctagaatcacagaatTTATgcaatgtctctatatattaagggaatttattataATGActtagtctgtagtccaactaacccaacaatgggcagctgtgaatgggaagtccaagaatctacgCGGTGTTCAACCTCACtgggctagttgtttcagctagTTGAAGGGGAAACTTAAGTGGTCTTTGGAAAGTCAttgtgtcagatggtgttttgctggggcaaacacgtgaaggagtgttttcctgaaatggGCACagatgaaagactaaggcagactggtgaaggaacgtttcactgaagtagacacaggagagaggatattCTGCTAAATCAGGcccatgaaaggacatgtgattaaaagaaagaaaggaaacgtgatgaaggattcttagCTAACGAAATGCATGTAATTCTGCCTtatattgtgtagttgagctgcgtttgtcaggactccatagagagaaccacacacacacacacacacacacacacacgaccttgtgatgtgctgcagtttcttgctgcttccacagacTCGGGCTGATTTGCAGAGTGATATTTTGCCCATGGTGAACATGTGATGCCtggagagagtataaaaaggACAGCGATGGAGGCCGAGCTTGGCTTGcctatagagctagctgtgcaacgcttATGGGTCtcgagtctttgctgatcttcgcttctctgatagacagacagacagacagagcagagAACTAGCTTCTTCCAGAATTCcttctggtccctcctgctgacttgagcagaggctgaggcctggctgtgtcTGCTAGGTTGTGCcgctgctactgattcatgtttgccaTCCCGATTCTTCCGAACTAAATTGCTGGTGTGTCCtcaagtgtttgcaagtggatcaaacggccactgctaacctgtgagctgaactgatttccagacaacacagatggaacCAGAGATtctttgctccaaagaacctttctaaacaggtccacttcccccatatcctttctttttcactacctctggtgggtggtgggctaacaGCCAtccttaaaaataaggtttgaaaaaaaaatgaaagttccAGCTGGTCTTCtatataagctggaatcctgaagaagcaggttCCAACAGATGAGCTGGTAAGTAAGTGCGGGCAGGCGAGGAAGAGCGAGCCTTCCTTCTTTCAGCTTCCTTACGTAGGCCTCCAGCAAAAGATTGTTTCACCACGCCtagatctggaacttgctttgtcccaggctgaccttgaattcagagatctgcccgcctcagtctcctgggattaaaggcccgtaCTACCTTGCCTGTAtctaagcttttcatagccactatgcctcaagatctccatgtcaagagcCAGGTCAGAAGTCTGTGTCTTCCGGCCTCAGGATCTGAATCATCACAAGTGTGCCCTTTGCTTCCAGGTTGTAATTcactccagatgtagtcaaggtgacaaccaggaatagctgtCACAGGACCCTAGGCCAGCTAAGCAGTCCCAAGAGATAAACAAAGCTTTCAAGTCCAGAGAGGAGACCGACAGCCCAGGGCATGCAGGCATGTTTGTAACCTAGCCTATAAAACATGTTTATACCAGTCTGCCAGCTGTGACCCC
The nucleotide sequence above comes from Mus musculus strain C57BL/6J chromosome 12, GRCm38.p6 C57BL/6J. Encoded proteins:
- the Ankrd9 gene encoding ankyrin repeat domain-containing protein 9, giving the protein MPWDTRPGRSANGGPEGPGAARLRVQKQCRKSSFAFYLAVRDQLPVWLLEDIRASEAFHCDERGRAAAYSPSEALLYALVHDHQAYAHYLLATFPRCALAPPSAGFRCCTAPGPHVALAVRYNRVGILRRILRTVQDFPVEERVRLLDRRGCSRVEGGGTSLHVACELARPECLFLLLGHGASPGLRDGSGFTPLELLLRQLNQDASSAPTKAEAASATVNAATANTTSSEEVCQRRLLLLDLLVLYTPGGVVGPARCELLGDQLRWQRLLGEDKFQWLAGLAPPSLFVRAMQVLVTTISPGRFPEALDELPLPSFLQPLDLTGKG